A part of Aegilops tauschii subsp. strangulata cultivar AL8/78 chromosome 2, Aet v6.0, whole genome shotgun sequence genomic DNA contains:
- the LOC141040766 gene encoding uncharacterized protein, which translates to MCIRDRDLWHMRCPLICNWAVELHLPHRVFRQFGLFQPHPPEWEDTDKLLHALDRKKQRKIKDWASHHRKYVVQFALSVEQARAGKRAQLREHCPIAFNNYLAWFLASTRVEVCQPAYAEEILEEPTVFDEVAQHQYNALVRKGNSVIPSAPMMNFVRAQIKKAADETETILETTPAGKSDGQGALREFIKVHISFKLALNICCARAKS; encoded by the exons ATGTGCATTAGGGATAGGGATCTCTGGCATATGcggtgcccactgatatgcaactgggcggttgagcttcacctgccacatcgggtgttccgccagtttggtttgttccagccacacccgccggagtgggaggacacggacaagttgctacacgc gttggataggaaaaagcagcggaagatcaaggattgggccagccatcacaggaagtatgtcgtgcagttcgctcttagtgtggagcaagcaagggctggaaaacgagcccagcttcgtgagcactgcccgatcgcgttcaacaactatctcgcatggtttcttgcaagtacccgcgtggaggtatgccagccggcgtatgctgaggagattctggaagaacccaccgtttttgatgaggtagcccagcaccagtacaacgcattagtcaggaaaggcaactcggtgatcccttcagctccaatgatgaactttgtg CGTGCCCAGATCAAGAAAGCAGCTGACGAGACCGAGACTATTCTGGAAACAACCCCGGCTGGCAAAAGCGATGGGCAGGGTGCACTTCGAGAATTCATTAAGGTTCATATCTCCTTCAAACTAGCACTTAACATTTGTTG CGCCAGGGCCAAAAGTTAA
- the LOC141040767 gene encoding LOW QUALITY PROTEIN: uncharacterized protein (The sequence of the model RefSeq protein was modified relative to this genomic sequence to represent the inferred CDS: deleted 1 base in 1 codon; substituted 1 base at 1 genomic stop codon), producing MARHVFNRIREGVVAHDPYFECKTDALGKLGFSSYQKCTAAIRMLAYGIPGHLVDEYVRMSETTCLMSMYKFCQAVIEVFGPEYLRQPTAADTERLLATNAARGFPGMLGSIDCMHWEXKNVHLLGKYKGHVNGCTVILEAVASQDLWIWHSFFGMTGSHNDINVLQRSPVFARLAEGHSPPVNFEINGHQYNKGYYLADGIYPRWSTFVKTISKPQGEKRKRFAQMQESARKDVERAFGVLQSRWGIVRNPALSWDERKLWEVMTACVIMHNMIVEDERDESIFDQGFDYQGENIEPLHQDPATFEQFV from the exons ATGGCAAGGCATGTGTTCAATCGTATCCGAGAGGGAGTGGTTGCTCATGACCCATACTTCGAGTGCAAGACGGATGCCCTTGGCAAGCTTGGATTCTCCTCTTACCAGAAATGCACCGCGGCCATCCGCATGCTTGCATATGGAATTCCAGGTCATCTGGTAGATGAGTATGTGCGTATGAGTGAGACAACATGTCTGATGTCAATGTACAAGTTTTGCCAGGCTGTGATCGAGGTGTTTGGCCCAGAGTACTTGAGGCAGCCAACTGCCGCTGATACAGAGAGATTGTTGGCGACCAACGCAGCTAGAGGCTTTCCAGgcatgcttggcagcatagattgtatgcactgggagtagaagaac gtccatttgcttggcaAGTACAAGGGGCATGTCAACGGGTGCACTGTCATATTAGAAGCGGTGGCATCACAGGATCTTTGGATATGGCATTCTTTCTTCGGCATGACAGGTTCTCACAATGATATTAACGTGCTGCAGCGTTCTCCAGTCTTCGCGAGGCTTGCAGAAGGCCACTCCCCACCTGTCAACTTTGAGATCAACGGCCACCAGTACAACAAGGGATACTATCTAGCTGATGGTATATATCCTCGGTGGTCAACTTTTGTGAAGACAATATCGAAACCCCAAGGTGAGAAGAGAAAGAGATTTGCCCAAATgcaagagagtgctagaaagGATGTGGAACGTGCTTTTGGTGTGCTTCAATCCCGATGGGGTATCGTTCGAAACCCTGCACTGTCATGGGATGAAAGGAAGctttgggaggtgatgactgcttgtgtgatcatgcacaacatgatcgtcgaGGACGAGCGTGATGAGAGTATCTTCGACCAAGGATTTGATTATCAAGGTGAAAATATTGAGCCCCTGCACCAAGACCCGGCCACATTTGAACAGTTTGTCTAA